In Megalobrama amblycephala isolate DHTTF-2021 linkage group LG10, ASM1881202v1, whole genome shotgun sequence, one DNA window encodes the following:
- the ccdc85a gene encoding coiled-coil domain-containing protein 85A isoform X2, with product MEKPIQPQLQSSISKSAEGPSEDLSKLTDEELLKWSKEELVRRLRKAETEKMSVIVDHSNLIREVNRRLQQHLNEIRGLKEVNQKLQEDNQELRDLCCFLDDDRQKGKKVSREWQRLGRYSAGIMRKEVTLYLQKLKELEQRQEEVVRENLELRELCLMLDEEKGSGGTGRSAGTGGPAGCRNSIDSQSSLSHASGPGPGLLRDVGDGSSTSSAGSTDSPDHLTHKQQLLGGPVGGSPDHLHKPGSGEEAPGPEHASRRHSTSQEYAAHTYPQVCRSRCGSFSSPDHKGLRGLSPEKLGKSLSRGSPEQFSKHLLVSSQPPGSPDLFQKHRASMGSMCGSPEPKQILSGTPEHLQKGRVISGSPELSRHQHSKFGSPGREAAQKRPGVEEMSPHHRSIYSALISAGCCSSTCRSVKLWDSFDAS from the exons ATGGAAAAGCCCATCCAGCCTCAGCTGCAGTCGAGCATATCCAAGAGCGCAGAAGGTCCCTCGGAGGATCTCTCCAAACTTACGGATGAGGAGCTTCTGAAATGGAGCAAGGAGGAGCTGGTTCGCCGGCTGCGCAAAGCAGAAACCGAGAAGATGAGCGTTATAGTGGACCACAGCAATCTCATCCGAGAGGTGAACCGCAGGCTGCAGCAGCACCTCAACGAGATACGAGGGCTGAAG GAGGTGAATCAGAAGCTTCAAGAGGACAACCAGGAGCTGCGTGACCTCTGCTGCTTTCTGGATGACGACCGGCAAAAAGGAAAGAAGGTGTCGAGGGAGTGGCAGCGCTTGGGCCGCTACAGTGCAGGGATCATGCGTAAGGAGGTGACGCTGTACCTGCAGAAGCTGAAAGAGCTGGAGCAGAGGCAGGAGGAAGTAGTGAGGGAGAACCTTGAACTGAGAGAGCTGTGCCTTATGCTGGATGAGGAGAAGGGCTCTGGAGGCACCGGCAGGTCAGCAGGTACCGGGGGACCAGCCGGATGCAGGAATTCAATCGATAGCCAGAGCAGCCTGTCTCACGCCAGCGGTCCTGGGCCTGGCCTACTAAGGGATGTAGGTGACGGGAGCAGTACCTCCAGCGCGGGCAGCACCGACAGCCCTGACCATCTCACACATAAGCAGCAGCTGTTGGGTGGCCCGGTTGGAGGCAGTCCTGACCACCTACATAAGCCAGGCTCAGGGGAGGAGGCACCGGGTCCTGAGCATGCAAGCCGCAGACACAGCACCAGCCAAGAGTACGCAGCGCACACCTATCCCCAAGTCTGCCGGTCTCGCTGTGGGTCCTTCTCCAGTCCAGATCATAAGGGCCTACGGGGTCTCAGTCCAGAGAAACTTGGCAAGAGCCTGTCGAGAGGCAGTCCAGAGCAGTTCTCAAAACACTTGCTGGTGTCCTCTCAGCCACCTGGCAGCCCGGACCTTTTCCAGAAGCACAGGGCTAGCATGGGTAGCATGTGTGGGAGTCCAGAGCCCAAACAGATTCTATCAGGGACACCGGAGCACCTACAGAAGGGACGTGTCATATCCGGGAGCCCAGAGTTGTCGAGGCATCAGCACAGCAAGTTTGGCAGCCCTGGCCGAGAGGCGGCACAGAAGCGGCCGGGCGTAGAGGAGATGTCCCCTCATCACCGGAGCATCTATAGCG
- the ccdc85a gene encoding coiled-coil domain-containing protein 85A isoform X1, whose amino-acid sequence MEKPIQPQLQSSISKSAEGPSEDLSKLTDEELLKWSKEELVRRLRKAETEKMSVIVDHSNLIREVNRRLQQHLNEIRGLKEVNQKLQEDNQELRDLCCFLDDDRQKGKKVSREWQRLGRYSAGIMRKEVTLYLQKLKELEQRQEEVVRENLELRELCLMLDEEKGSGGTGRSAGTGGPAGCRNSIDSQSSLSHASGPGPGLLRDVGDGSSTSSAGSTDSPDHLTHKQQLLGGPVGGSPDHLHKPGSGEEAPGPEHASRRHSTSQEYAAHTYPQVCRSRCGSFSSPDHKGLRGLSPEKLGKSLSRGSPEQFSKHLLVSSQPPGSPDLFQKHRASMGSMCGSPEPKQILSGTPEHLQKGRVISGSPELSRHQHSKFGSPGREAAQKRPGVEEMSPHHRSIYSGMNALISAGCCSSTCRSVKLWDSFDAS is encoded by the exons ATGGAAAAGCCCATCCAGCCTCAGCTGCAGTCGAGCATATCCAAGAGCGCAGAAGGTCCCTCGGAGGATCTCTCCAAACTTACGGATGAGGAGCTTCTGAAATGGAGCAAGGAGGAGCTGGTTCGCCGGCTGCGCAAAGCAGAAACCGAGAAGATGAGCGTTATAGTGGACCACAGCAATCTCATCCGAGAGGTGAACCGCAGGCTGCAGCAGCACCTCAACGAGATACGAGGGCTGAAG GAGGTGAATCAGAAGCTTCAAGAGGACAACCAGGAGCTGCGTGACCTCTGCTGCTTTCTGGATGACGACCGGCAAAAAGGAAAGAAGGTGTCGAGGGAGTGGCAGCGCTTGGGCCGCTACAGTGCAGGGATCATGCGTAAGGAGGTGACGCTGTACCTGCAGAAGCTGAAAGAGCTGGAGCAGAGGCAGGAGGAAGTAGTGAGGGAGAACCTTGAACTGAGAGAGCTGTGCCTTATGCTGGATGAGGAGAAGGGCTCTGGAGGCACCGGCAGGTCAGCAGGTACCGGGGGACCAGCCGGATGCAGGAATTCAATCGATAGCCAGAGCAGCCTGTCTCACGCCAGCGGTCCTGGGCCTGGCCTACTAAGGGATGTAGGTGACGGGAGCAGTACCTCCAGCGCGGGCAGCACCGACAGCCCTGACCATCTCACACATAAGCAGCAGCTGTTGGGTGGCCCGGTTGGAGGCAGTCCTGACCACCTACATAAGCCAGGCTCAGGGGAGGAGGCACCGGGTCCTGAGCATGCAAGCCGCAGACACAGCACCAGCCAAGAGTACGCAGCGCACACCTATCCCCAAGTCTGCCGGTCTCGCTGTGGGTCCTTCTCCAGTCCAGATCATAAGGGCCTACGGGGTCTCAGTCCAGAGAAACTTGGCAAGAGCCTGTCGAGAGGCAGTCCAGAGCAGTTCTCAAAACACTTGCTGGTGTCCTCTCAGCCACCTGGCAGCCCGGACCTTTTCCAGAAGCACAGGGCTAGCATGGGTAGCATGTGTGGGAGTCCAGAGCCCAAACAGATTCTATCAGGGACACCGGAGCACCTACAGAAGGGACGTGTCATATCCGGGAGCCCAGAGTTGTCGAGGCATCAGCACAGCAAGTTTGGCAGCCCTGGCCGAGAGGCGGCACAGAAGCGGCCGGGCGTAGAGGAGATGTCCCCTCATCACCGGAGCATCTATAGCGGTATGAACG